One segment of Polyangiaceae bacterium DNA contains the following:
- a CDS encoding PEGA domain-containing protein, which yields MALRRFSFAILSLGLASAALLPVSAVRAEPSAAEIAVARKLYKEASELENAKKWDQAEAKLRQAIAIKETPGLRYHLAFCLEQQGKLVDALVDYDRADEMIKAGNKAPDVAELVVSARESIKARIPTLTVKLPADASDAKVSIDGHAVSSAVMGQPLPQNPGRHRVQVTSPGREPYSQDVQLGESEKRELNVVLPPAKSEAAPPPAVANADDPPADSGTVSTDSSGWTARTWVLVGEGVLVAAGLGVGLFATFDKAGAQEEVDAAKAERDSRGVRSGDAACTNPEPEDVSACKQIPGLEDQVDSAATLQAVGFIGAGVGAAAALTTFLLWKPKTEAEAQRLPRLYATPTRGGGFIGLGGSF from the coding sequence ATGGCTCTTCGTCGCTTCTCGTTCGCGATCTTGTCTTTGGGGTTGGCAAGTGCGGCACTGCTGCCGGTGTCCGCGGTGCGAGCGGAGCCCAGCGCGGCGGAGATCGCCGTGGCGCGCAAGCTGTACAAGGAAGCTTCGGAGCTGGAGAACGCCAAGAAGTGGGATCAGGCTGAGGCCAAGCTGCGCCAGGCCATCGCGATCAAAGAGACGCCGGGGCTTCGCTATCACTTGGCGTTCTGTCTCGAACAGCAGGGCAAGCTGGTGGACGCGCTCGTGGACTACGACCGCGCCGACGAGATGATCAAGGCTGGCAACAAAGCGCCGGACGTGGCGGAGTTGGTGGTGTCGGCGCGGGAGAGCATCAAGGCGCGCATTCCCACGCTGACGGTCAAGCTTCCCGCCGACGCGAGCGACGCCAAGGTGTCGATTGACGGCCACGCGGTGTCGTCAGCGGTCATGGGACAACCCCTGCCACAGAATCCCGGGCGGCATCGCGTGCAGGTCACGTCGCCAGGCCGCGAGCCGTACTCCCAGGACGTGCAGCTGGGTGAGAGCGAGAAGCGCGAACTCAACGTGGTGCTGCCGCCCGCCAAGAGCGAAGCGGCGCCGCCTCCGGCGGTTGCGAACGCGGACGACCCGCCCGCGGACTCTGGCACGGTGAGCACCGATTCGTCGGGGTGGACGGCGCGCACCTGGGTGCTCGTGGGCGAAGGCGTGTTGGTGGCTGCGGGACTCGGCGTGGGCTTGTTCGCGACCTTCGACAAAGCCGGCGCGCAAGAAGAAGTGGATGCGGCCAAGGCCGAGCGCGATAGCCGCGGCGTTCGCTCCGGCGACGCGGCGTGTACCAATCCGGAGCCCGAGGACGTCAGCGCGTGCAAGCAGATCCCCGGGCTCGAAGACCAAGTGGACAGCGCGGCAACGCTGCAGGCCGTTGGCTTCATCGGCGCTGGTGTTGGCGCTGCCGCCGCCCTGACGACGTTCTTGCTGTGGAAGCCGAAGACCGAGGCGGAAGCGCAGCGGCTACCGCGTCTGTACGCGACACCGACGCGCGGCGGTGGCTTCATCGGTCTGGGCGGAAGCTTCTAG
- a CDS encoding S-(hydroxymethyl)glutathione dehydrogenase/class III alcohol dehydrogenase, translating to MEVRAAVAHAPGKPLSIETVQLEGPKAGEVLVELKATGVCHTDEYTLSGKDSEGVFPSILGHEGAGVVVDVGPGVSSLKKGDHVIPLYTPECRECEFCLNPKTNLCQRIRATQGKGLMPDGTSRFSIGKEPIFHYMGTSTFANYTVLPEIAVAKIREDAPFDKVCYIGCGVTTGVGAVIYTAKVEPGSRVVVFGLGGIGLNVIQGARIAGADQIVGVDINPGRKAIAEKFGMTDFVNPKEVDGDLVAYLVNLTKGGADYSFECVGNVTLMRQALECCHKGWGESVIIGVAQAGAEIATRPFQLVTGRVWRGSAFGGARGRTDVPKIVDWYMDGKINIDDLITHTLPLDKINDAFDLMHAGKSIRTVVTY from the coding sequence ATGGAAGTTCGCGCCGCAGTTGCTCACGCCCCGGGAAAGCCCCTCAGCATCGAGACCGTTCAGCTCGAAGGACCGAAGGCTGGCGAGGTGTTGGTGGAGCTCAAGGCAACTGGTGTGTGCCACACGGACGAGTACACGTTGTCGGGCAAGGATTCGGAGGGAGTGTTCCCGTCCATTCTGGGCCACGAGGGCGCGGGCGTCGTGGTCGACGTCGGACCCGGCGTCAGCAGTCTGAAGAAGGGCGACCATGTCATTCCGCTGTACACGCCGGAGTGTCGCGAGTGCGAGTTCTGTTTGAATCCCAAGACGAACCTGTGTCAGCGCATCCGCGCGACCCAGGGCAAGGGACTGATGCCCGACGGCACCAGCCGATTCTCCATCGGCAAGGAGCCCATCTTCCACTACATGGGGACGAGCACCTTCGCGAACTACACGGTGCTGCCGGAGATCGCGGTGGCGAAGATCCGCGAGGACGCGCCCTTCGACAAGGTTTGCTACATCGGCTGCGGCGTGACCACCGGCGTGGGCGCCGTGATTTACACCGCCAAGGTGGAGCCGGGCAGCCGCGTCGTGGTGTTCGGGCTGGGTGGCATTGGCCTCAACGTGATTCAGGGCGCGCGCATCGCGGGCGCGGATCAAATCGTGGGCGTGGACATCAATCCGGGGCGCAAGGCGATCGCCGAGAAGTTCGGCATGACGGACTTCGTGAACCCCAAGGAAGTGGATGGCGATCTGGTGGCGTACCTGGTGAACCTGACCAAGGGCGGCGCCGACTACAGCTTCGAGTGCGTGGGGAACGTCACCTTGATGCGCCAAGCGCTGGAGTGCTGTCACAAGGGTTGGGGCGAGTCGGTGATCATCGGCGTGGCACAGGCGGGAGCAGAGATCGCGACGCGACCTTTCCAGCTCGTGACGGGACGAGTGTGGCGCGGCAGTGCCTTCGGTGGCGCCCGTGGACGCACGGACGTGCCGAAGATCGTGGACTGGTACATGGACGGCAAGATCAACATCGACGATCTGATCACGCACACGCTGCCCCTGGACAAGATCAACGACGCCTTCGACTTGATGCACGCGGGCAAGAGCATTCGCACCGTCGTGACGTACTGA
- a CDS encoding OmpA family protein has product MTHRLALLAALGLSLSVAPACSFSASASGKAETGGESKLEGDASMKTESDSGEASARTGPAIRYEQGKLDYEGVINFEYNRAEIRSDGETTKTLEEFNKFLNKNPGVKISVEGHTDSRGSDAYNRKLSDRRAASVRKWLLDNGIAEDRVTSVGKGEDEPQVPEPDECNDKEPEDTTSCEGPWAKNRRVVFRVTEGGESIPAEPDPEPVAEEKPAEPAPKKAEEDRCRLLIGPRLGVLGPNSWVNINGAVQPCLDWLELSLGVGLGLGNFDASSPAGDADGSYWSLTVPLRARIIPFDVHSPLLDLGIGFTHYSISSDASDGAGNDFTYENTTTPFIAHVGLGYSYRPNGPEPGLRLAIMLGLLWHLNDLAGPDITADPGFPAASATELRNELNDNADTLAEMEPYAELSVGWMF; this is encoded by the coding sequence ATGACCCACCGTCTTGCTCTGCTTGCAGCTCTAGGTCTGTCGCTTTCCGTCGCACCTGCCTGCTCGTTCTCCGCCAGCGCCTCGGGCAAGGCGGAAACCGGCGGCGAGTCGAAGCTCGAAGGCGATGCCTCGATGAAAACGGAGAGTGACAGTGGCGAAGCCTCCGCTCGCACCGGCCCGGCCATCCGCTACGAACAGGGCAAGCTGGACTACGAAGGCGTGATCAACTTCGAGTACAACCGCGCGGAAATCCGCTCGGACGGCGAGACCACCAAGACCCTCGAAGAGTTCAACAAGTTCCTGAACAAGAACCCCGGCGTGAAGATCTCCGTCGAAGGGCACACGGATTCACGCGGCTCCGACGCCTACAACCGCAAGCTGTCCGACCGCCGCGCTGCAAGTGTGCGCAAGTGGTTGCTCGACAATGGCATCGCCGAGGATCGCGTCACCTCCGTGGGCAAGGGCGAAGACGAACCGCAGGTGCCCGAGCCCGACGAGTGCAACGACAAAGAGCCCGAGGACACCACGAGCTGCGAAGGGCCCTGGGCCAAGAATCGCCGCGTGGTCTTTCGCGTGACCGAGGGCGGAGAGAGCATTCCTGCCGAGCCCGACCCTGAGCCCGTGGCCGAAGAGAAGCCCGCGGAGCCCGCGCCGAAGAAGGCGGAGGAAGATCGCTGCCGCTTGCTGATCGGACCGCGGTTGGGCGTGCTCGGCCCCAACTCCTGGGTGAACATCAACGGCGCGGTTCAACCCTGCTTGGATTGGTTGGAGCTATCTCTCGGCGTCGGCCTCGGCCTCGGCAACTTCGACGCCAGCAGCCCCGCAGGCGATGCCGACGGCAGCTATTGGTCGCTCACGGTTCCGCTGCGCGCGCGCATCATTCCCTTCGACGTTCACTCGCCGCTGCTGGATCTGGGCATCGGCTTCACCCACTACAGCATCTCCAGCGATGCGAGCGACGGCGCCGGCAACGATTTCACCTACGAAAACACGACGACGCCTTTCATCGCGCATGTGGGCCTCGGCTACTCCTACCGTCCCAATGGCCCCGAGCCGGGCTTGCGCCTCGCGATCATGCTGGGACTGCTCTGGCACCTCAACGATCTGGCAGGCCCCGACATCACCGCCGACCCGGGCTTCCCCGCGGCGAGCGCCACGGAACTGCGCAACGAGCTCAACGACAACGCCGACACCCTGGCCGAGATGGAGCCCTACGCCGAACTGTCCGTCGGCTGGATGTTCTGA